The Pristiophorus japonicus isolate sPriJap1 chromosome 3, sPriJap1.hap1, whole genome shotgun sequence genome has a segment encoding these proteins:
- the cdk5r2a gene encoding cyclin-dependent kinase 5 activator 2a — protein MGTVLSLSPEPKGKGRSVENGQPGTKNAKEKSLKKPSVLISALTWKRLVVASAKKKNAKKVNPTPAAQLNHPANANNDPVKQLNQENLKKSCLPQPCPEVNACPVQQKPPSAPIPVPAPLPPANANPAGRQLAAVQKQASSRSLSSPRRVVVQASTGELLRCLGDFLCRRCYRLKHLNVNDPMLWFRSVDRSLLIQGWQDIGFITPANVVFVYLLCKDVIDEELATDFELQASFLTCLYLAYSYMGNEISYPLKPFLMETNKEVFWDRCLAIIGQMSTKMLQINSDPHYFTEVFQDLKNESNSRDSNGQYIINLDR, from the coding sequence ATGGGCACGGTGCTCTCGCTGTCCCCCGAGCCCAAGGGCAAAGGCCGCTCGGTGGAAAACGGGCAGCCCGGCACCAAGAACGCCAAGGAGAAAAGCTTGAAAAAGCCCTCGGTGCTCATCTCCGCCCTGACCTGGAAACGCCTGGTGGTCGCCTCGGCCAAGAAGAAGAATGCCAAGAAGGTCAACCCCACGCCGGCCGCTCAGCTCAACCACCCGGCCAACGCCAACAACGACCCGGTCAAGCAACTCAACCAGGAGAACCTGAAGAAGAGCTGCCTGCCCCAGCCGTGCCCCGAGGTTAACGCCTGCCCGGTCCAGCAGAAGCCGCCCAGCGCCCCCATCCCGGTGCCCGCCCCCTTGCCCCCCGCCAACGCCAACCCCGCCGGCCGCCAACTGGCCGCCGTGCAGAAGCAAGCCAGCAGCCGCAGCTTGAGCTCCCCACGCCGGGTGGTGGTGCAGGCGTCGACCGGCGAGCTGCTCCGCTGCCTGGGCGACTTCTTGTGCCGGCGCTGCTACCGCCTCAAGCACCTCAACGTCAACGATCCCATGCTGTGGTTCAGGAGCGTCGACCGCTCGTTGCTGATCCAGGGCTGGCAGGACATCGGCTTCATCACCCCGGCCAACGTGGTCTTCGTCTACCTGCTGTGCAAGGATGTGATAGACGAAGAGCTCGCCACTGACTTCGAACTGCAAGCCAGTTTTCTCACCTGCCTCTACCTCGCCTACTCTTACATGGGCAACGAGATCTCCTACCCGCTCAAACCGTTCCTGATGGAGACCAACAAGGAGGTCTTCTGGGACAGGTGTCTCGCCATCATCGGCCAAATGAGCACCAAGATGCTTCAGATCAACTCCGACCCGCATTACTTCACCGAGGTCTTCCAAGACTTGAAGAACGAATCGAACAGCAGAGACTCTAATGGACAATATATAATAAATCTGGACCGTTAG